One part of the Prionailurus bengalensis isolate Pbe53 chromosome B2, Fcat_Pben_1.1_paternal_pri, whole genome shotgun sequence genome encodes these proteins:
- the LOC122490321 gene encoding histone H3-5-like: protein LGRTAQRAAGKPHRYRPGTVALREIRRYQKSTELLIRKLPFQRLVREIAQDFKTDLRFQSSAVMALQEACEAYLVGLFQDTNLCAIRAKRVTVMPKGHAVRLQANGELQGPIVVRHPKAGLSFEALPSPAPLRVGK from the coding sequence CTTGGGCGGACGGCGCAGCGAGCAGCCGGCAAGCCGCACCGCTACCGGCCCGGCACGGTGGCCCTGCGCGAGATCCGCCGCTACCAGAAGTCCACCGAGCTGCTGATCCGCAAGCTGCCGTTCCAGCGGCTGGTGCGCGAGATCGCGCAGGACTTCAAGACCGACCTGCGCTTCCAGAGCTCGGCCGTGATGGCGCTGCAGGAGGCGTGCGAGGCCTACCTGGTGGGGCTCTTCCAGGACACCAACCTGTGCGCCATCCGCGCCAAGCGCGTCACCGTCATGCCCAAAGGACATGCAGTTCGCCTACAGGCGAACGGAGAGCTTCAGGGCCCGATTGTCGTGCGCCATCCCAAGGCTGGCCTAAGTTTTGAGGCACTGCCCTCGCCAGCCCCCCTCCGTGTtggcaaatga
- the LOC122490315 gene encoding histone H4, with amino-acid sequence MSGRGKGGKGLGKGGAKRHRKVLRDNIQGITKPAIRRLARRGGVKRISGLIYEETRGVLKVFLENVIRDAVTYTEHAKRKTVTAMDVVYALKRQGRTLYGFGG; translated from the coding sequence ATGTCAGGTCGCGGCAAAGGCGGGAAGGGTCTGGGCAAGGGGGGCGCCAAGCGCCACCGCAAGGTGCTGCGCGACAACATCCAGGGCATCACGAAGCCCGCCATCCGGCGGCTGGCCCGGCGCGGCGGCGTCAAGCGCATCTCCGGCCTCATCTACGAGGAGACCCGCGGGGTGCTCAAGGTGTTCCTGGAGAACGTGATCCGGGACGCCGTCACCTACACGGAGCACGCCAAGCGCAAGACGGTCACGGCCATGGACGTGGTGTACGCGCTCAAGCGCCAGGGCCGCACCCTCTACGGCTTCGGAGGCTAA
- the LOC122489146 gene encoding histone H2A type 1-E-like, whose translation MSGRGKQGGKARAKAKTRSSRAGLQFPVGRVHRLLRKGNYAERVGAGAPVYLAAVLEYLTAEILELAGNAARDNKKTRIIPRHLQLAIRNDEELNKLLGRVTIAQGGVLPNIQAVLLPKKTESHHKAK comes from the coding sequence ATGTCAGGACGCGGGAAGCAGGGCGGCAAGGCTCGCGCCAAGGCCAAGACGCGCTCGTCGCGGGCCGGGCTGCAGTTCCCGGTGGGCCGCGTGCACCGCCTGCTCCGCAAGGGCAACTACGCCGAGCGGGTGGGGGCCGGCGCGCCGGTGTACCTGGCGGCCGTGCTGGAGTACCTGACGGCCGAGATCCTGGAGCTGGCGGGCAACGCGGCCCGCGACAACAAGAAGACGCGCATCATCCCGCGCCACCTGCAGCTGGCCATCCGCAACGACGAGGAGCTCAACAAGCTGCTGGGCCGCGTCACCATCGCGCAGGGCGGCGTCCTGCCCAACATCCAGGCCGTGCTGCTGCCCAAGAAGACCGAGAGCCACCACAAGGCCAAATAA
- the LOC122490302 gene encoding histone H2B type 1-J codes for MPEPAKSAPAPKKGSKKAVTKAQKKDGKKRKRSRKESYSIYVYKVLKQVHPDTGISSKAMGIMNSFVNDIFERIAGEASRLAHYNKRSTITSREIQTAVRLLLPGELAKHAVSEGTKAVTKYTSAK; via the coding sequence ATGCCTGAACCAGCCAAATCCGCCCCGGCCCCGAAGAAGGGCTCCAAGAAGGCGGTGACCAAGGCACAGAAGAAGGATGGCAAGAAGCGCAAGCGCAGCCGCAAGGAGAGCTATTCCATCTACGTGTACAAGGTACTGAAGCAGGTGCACCCCGACACCGGCATCTCGTCCAAGGCCATGGGCATCATGAACTCGTTCGTCAACGACATCTTCGAGCGCATCGCGGGCGAGGCGTCGCGCCTGGCGCATTACAACAAGCGCTCGACCATCACGTCCCGGGAGATCCAGACGGCCGTGCGCCTGCTGCTGCCCGGGGAGCTGGCCAAGCACGCCGTGTCCGAGGGCACCAAGGCCGTCACCAAGTACACCAGCGCCAAGTGA
- the LOC122490289 gene encoding histone H2A type 1-H-like, with the protein MSGRGKQGGKARAKAKTRSSRAGLQFPVGRVHRLLRKGNYAERVGAGAPVYLAAVLEYLTAEILELAGNAARDNKKTRIIPRHLQLAIRNDEELNKLLGRVTIAQGGVLPNIQAVLLPKKTESHHKAKSK; encoded by the coding sequence ATGTCTGGACGCGGAAAGCAAGGCGGCAAGGCTCGCGCCAAGGCCAAGACGCGCTCGTCGCGGGCCGGGCTGCAGTTCCCGGTGGGCCGCGTCCACCGCCTGCTCCGCAAGGGCAACTACGCCGAGCGGGTGGGGGCCGGCGCGCCGGTGTACCTGGCGGCCGTGCTCGAGTACCTGACGGCCGAGATCCTGGAGCTGGCGGGCAACGCGGCCCGCGACAACAAGAAGACGCGCATCATCCCGCGCCACCTGCAGCTGGCCATCCGCAACGACGAGGAGCTCAACAAGCTGCTGGGCCGCGTCACCATCGCGCAGGGCGGCGTCCTGCCCAACATCCAGGCCGTGCTGCTGCCCAAGAAGACCGAGAGCCACCACAAGGCTAAGAGCAAGTAG
- the LOC122489147 gene encoding histone H2B type 1-K, with amino-acid sequence MPEPAKSAPAPKKGSKKAVTKAQKKDGKKRKRSRKESYSVYVYKVLKQVHPDTGISSKAMGIMNSFVNDIFERIAGEASRLAHYNKRSTITSREIQTAVRLLLPGELAKHAVSEGTKAVTKYTSAK; translated from the coding sequence ATGCCTGAGCCAGCCAAGTCCGCTCCCGCCCCGAAGAAGGGCTCGAAGAAGGCGGTGACCAAGGCGCAGAAGAAGGACGGCAAGAAGCGCAAGCGCAGCCGCAAGGAGAGCTACTCGGTGTACGTGTACAAGGTGCTGAAGCAGGTGCACCCCGACACCGGCATCTCGTCCAAGGCCATGGGCATCATGAACTCGTTCGTCAACGACATCTTCGAGCGCATCGCGGGCGAGGCGTCGCGCCTGGCGCACTACAACAAGCGCTCGACCATCACGTCCCGGGAGATCCAGACGGCCGTGCGCCTGCTGCTGCCCGGGGAGCTGGCCAAGCACGCCGTGTCCGAGGGCACCAAGGCCGTCACCAAGTACACCAGCGCGAAGTAA